The Gammaproteobacteria bacterium nucleotide sequence GTAATGGCGATACTGCGGGTAATCCGAATGAAGCCGGTGCAATGATGAACGCGGTACTGGGTGATATGGAGACGGGTACATCCCGCCTGAAAGCGGCCCACGAAGTGTTGTGTGCTCAGTCGATGGTCGATGAAACCCGCACAGCCGCGATCGGCTATTGTTTTGGCGGTGCTATGGTTCTGCATATGGCCAGAATCGGTATGCCGCTTAAAGCGGTGGTCAGTTTCCATGGTGCGTTGAGGTCATTCCACGCCCCGGCAGCAGGAGAAATTAAATCCAAAATTCTGATTTGTCACGGTGCCGCGGATAGCCTGGTACCGGAAAGTGATATAGAGGTGTTCAACACGGAGATGGCGACCGCTCAAGCGAATGTCAAATTCGAATCCTATGAGGGAGCTCTGCACGGATTTACCAACCCAGATGCAACGGAGCGAGGACGAGCCTATGGTTTACCTCTGGCCTATGACGAGAGTGCTGACCATGCATCATGGTCCTCGATGCAGGCTCTATTGAACGAGGCATTCTGACAGCCGAGTCTGTGCCCATCAGACCTCAA carries:
- a CDS encoding dienelactone hydrolase family protein, yielding MTIKTQTLSYTAGQDGLKGYIAYDDANESPGPGVMVIHEWWGLDDYIRTRADRLAELGYTALAIDMYGNGDTAGNPNEAGAMMNAVLGDMETGTSRLKAAHEVLCAQSMVDETRTAAIGYCFGGAMVLHMARIGMPLKAVVSFHGALRSFHAPAAGEIKSKILICHGAADSLVPESDIEVFNTEMATAQANVKFESYEGALHGFTNPDATERGRAYGLPLAYDESADHASWSSMQALLNEAF